Proteins from one Leptonema illini DSM 21528 genomic window:
- a CDS encoding HDOD domain-containing protein, translated as MADIKDFNVPPLPAVVMKVMQYDHTSADASVHDIEKIVEGDKGVAAEVLRVANSAFYGRSGKIKILKDAVTLLGLKALKNLVIFLGTKAMNSSVKDKTLRRYVNELPIVTALLGKDIAHDLKKNDIGEEVFLAGLLHKIGMSILALNKSEHYAFLVQQVEQNGFDLNEMEQNSYQVSNEVLGRSTAENWKLPDEFVRCAGIGPHTKLGDLQSDMERITYVASILSMQLLGLPVTPSVASNASAVYEYMGGEGDPAAVYAGGTVFETIKAHPFYQMAVN; from the coding sequence ATGGCCGATATCAAGGACTTCAACGTCCCCCCCCTTCCTGCCGTTGTTATGAAAGTCATGCAGTACGATCATACTTCGGCCGATGCCTCCGTTCACGACATCGAAAAGATCGTCGAAGGAGATAAGGGGGTGGCCGCCGAGGTCTTGAGAGTCGCTAACTCCGCCTTTTACGGACGATCAGGGAAGATCAAGATTCTCAAAGATGCGGTGACCCTGCTCGGTCTGAAGGCCCTGAAGAACCTCGTCATCTTTCTCGGTACAAAAGCCATGAATTCGAGCGTCAAAGATAAGACTCTGCGACGCTATGTGAACGAGCTGCCGATCGTCACAGCCCTTCTCGGCAAAGATATCGCGCATGATTTGAAGAAGAACGACATCGGCGAAGAGGTGTTTCTTGCCGGTCTTCTGCATAAGATCGGCATGAGCATCCTTGCTTTGAATAAATCCGAGCACTATGCGTTTCTTGTGCAACAGGTCGAGCAGAACGGCTTTGATCTGAACGAGATGGAGCAGAATTCGTATCAGGTGAGCAACGAAGTCCTCGGTCGCTCGACGGCCGAGAACTGGAAGCTGCCCGACGAGTTCGTGCGATGCGCCGGCATCGGGCCTCATACGAAGTTAGGCGATCTTCAATCCGACATGGAGCGCATCACCTACGTCGCATCGATCCTATCGATGCAGCTTCTGGGATTGCCCGTCACTCCCTCCGTCGCCTCGAATGCATCGGCCGTTTATGAATACATGGGCGGAGAAGGCGATCCAGCCGCCGTCTATGCAGGCGGAACGGTATTTGAAACGATCAAGGCGCATCCGTTTTATCAGATGGCCGTAAACTGA
- a CDS encoding adenylate/guanylate cyclase domain-containing protein, whose protein sequence is MSTRRPHRILIVEDDETQAQMLRHFIAMWGYEIQVAMTGEDAISALDTYQPDLVLLDLYLPGIPGLDVLKQIREKSKLQDIPVFVVSADDSEEIKIVSMSSGASEFLSKPVVMADLVMKIQTALELLESRRTIEELNRKLEKEKKRLLRYFSEDLVEKILTEEIPAELGGDIVPASVMFFDIRGSTPMAEKMGPKNYATFISDLFADIMDIIFANRGSVNELLGDGILATFGCPVPTDDDAFNAIRTAVDIRTYVQNFNSMVVDKIGYGIGIATGRIFAGNIGSIRRMKYAVMGDPVNAAARIQDMTKELNAPILFDHHSFQPIRNRVRAHSHGHFKLRGKEEVIEILSLDERHPFIDKKLDTEDEPAPQSGLFQMFHERDRFIDG, encoded by the coding sequence ATGTCCACACGTCGTCCGCATCGCATCCTCATCGTCGAGGACGATGAAACGCAGGCGCAGATGCTGCGGCATTTCATCGCGATGTGGGGATACGAGATTCAAGTGGCGATGACGGGCGAAGACGCCATCAGCGCCCTTGACACCTATCAGCCCGATCTCGTACTGCTCGATCTCTATCTTCCAGGCATTCCCGGCCTCGACGTATTGAAGCAGATTCGCGAGAAGAGCAAGCTACAGGATATTCCCGTCTTCGTCGTTTCGGCCGATGATAGCGAAGAGATTAAGATCGTATCGATGTCGTCGGGAGCGAGCGAATTCTTAAGCAAGCCCGTCGTCATGGCAGATCTTGTGATGAAGATTCAAACGGCTCTTGAACTGCTTGAATCGCGCCGCACCATCGAAGAGCTGAACCGCAAACTTGAAAAAGAGAAGAAGCGCCTGCTGCGTTATTTTTCAGAAGACCTCGTTGAAAAGATATTAACCGAAGAGATCCCGGCTGAGTTAGGCGGCGATATCGTTCCCGCATCGGTCATGTTTTTTGACATCAGGGGCTCCACGCCGATGGCCGAGAAGATGGGCCCGAAAAACTACGCTACCTTTATCAGTGATCTTTTCGCCGACATCATGGATATCATCTTCGCGAACAGAGGATCGGTGAACGAACTTCTTGGCGACGGTATTCTTGCAACGTTTGGATGCCCCGTTCCCACCGACGACGACGCCTTCAACGCCATCCGCACGGCCGTTGATATTCGCACCTACGTGCAGAACTTCAACTCCATGGTCGTCGATAAGATCGGATACGGCATCGGCATAGCGACGGGTCGAATCTTCGCCGGCAATATCGGCTCCATTCGCCGCATGAAGTATGCCGTGATGGGCGATCCCGTAAACGCGGCGGCCCGCATCCAGGATATGACGAAAGAGCTGAACGCTCCGATACTGTTCGATCATCATTCCTTCCAGCCGATTCGTAATCGCGTGCGGGCCCATTCGCACGGGCATTTCAAGCTTCGCGGAAAGGAAGAGGTGATCGAGATCCTGAGCCTTGATGAAAGACATCCTTTTATTGATAAGAAGCTCGATACCGAAGACGAACCCGCTCCGCAGAGCGGCCTGTTTCAGATGTTTCACGAGCGCGATCGCTTTATAGACGGTTGA
- a CDS encoding formylglycine-generating enzyme family protein: MASLLLVAASTLSADEPVRFERRGVISQIRSQSELILKAERPGFLKHRSPDAVEAYFVWSDREWIIVSEDGSETARCRITRLNESGGVLNMNAMLVEPTSEIRAGFAFGEYLPVKRIDPPARILSRKKERPTLIRHAVDKKEMLYIPEDYLVFGQGTDEAGDDFNPHFYEREVSVTPHIRAFYMDRTEVTNQEYYRFCKKTGHAMPPEWKEGFPADQADHPFVYATFADVQAYARWTGKRLPTEWEWELAARGGLREREGIDEFSESPPSYPAGADPTGCITLEHGRSVAVNELQDKNRRGLVGMCGNAPEWTSSYYAPYPGARFQRYMGRIRRVLRGGAFYLPADRARAEARMPASELDKAGFRLVIDVK; the protein is encoded by the coding sequence ATGGCTTCCCTGCTGCTGGTCGCCGCATCAACGCTCAGCGCCGATGAGCCGGTGCGATTCGAGAGGCGTGGCGTCATCAGTCAGATCCGATCACAGTCCGAGCTGATTCTTAAAGCGGAGCGTCCCGGCTTTCTCAAGCATCGTTCGCCCGATGCCGTCGAGGCCTACTTTGTGTGGTCGGATCGAGAGTGGATCATAGTCTCTGAAGACGGAAGCGAGACGGCCCGATGCCGCATCACACGTCTCAACGAATCGGGCGGCGTCTTGAATATGAATGCTATGTTAGTCGAACCGACCTCCGAGATCCGCGCCGGCTTTGCGTTTGGGGAGTATCTGCCCGTAAAAAGGATCGATCCACCTGCACGCATACTTTCGCGCAAGAAGGAGCGGCCGACGCTTATACGCCATGCCGTCGACAAGAAAGAGATGTTGTACATTCCCGAGGACTATCTCGTCTTCGGACAGGGAACCGACGAAGCGGGCGACGATTTCAATCCGCACTTCTACGAAAGAGAGGTGAGCGTCACGCCGCACATCCGAGCCTTCTATATGGATCGCACGGAGGTGACGAATCAGGAGTACTATCGCTTCTGCAAGAAAACCGGGCATGCGATGCCGCCGGAATGGAAAGAAGGATTCCCGGCCGACCAGGCCGATCATCCCTTCGTTTATGCGACCTTCGCCGACGTTCAGGCCTACGCCCGCTGGACGGGTAAACGTCTGCCCACCGAGTGGGAGTGGGAGCTTGCGGCCCGCGGCGGATTGCGCGAGCGCGAAGGCATCGACGAATTCAGCGAATCTCCGCCCTCGTATCCGGCCGGAGCAGATCCGACGGGATGTATAACGCTCGAACATGGCAGATCGGTGGCCGTGAACGAGCTGCAGGATAAGAATCGCCGCGGCCTTGTGGGCATGTGCGGAAACGCCCCGGAGTGGACGTCGTCCTATTATGCGCCGTATCCCGGTGCACGGTTTCAACGCTACATGGGCAGGATCCGGCGGGTGCTTCGCGGAGGAGCGTTCTATCTTCCCGCCGATCGTGCGCGGGCCGAAGCGCGCATGCCGGCCTCTGAGCTCGATAAGGCCGGATTCCGGCTCGTGATCGACGTGAAGTAA
- a CDS encoding SRPBCC family protein, whose translation MKIIKTAGAVLAAVIIVPLLVAAILPKEYTVKRSTVIERSAEEVFSYIKMLKNQDNYSVWAKMDPDMKRDFRGTDGTVGFVSAWDSEKEDVGKGEQEIKKIDEGKRIDTELRFIEPFESISDAYMTTEQLADGKTRVVWGFHGRMSYPMNLMMLFMDFDGMIGKDFETGLADLKKILEAEKTGP comes from the coding sequence ATGAAGATCATTAAGACTGCAGGGGCCGTTCTCGCGGCCGTCATCATCGTGCCGTTACTTGTGGCGGCCATTCTACCGAAAGAGTATACGGTGAAGCGATCGACGGTTATAGAGCGTTCGGCCGAAGAGGTCTTTTCTTATATAAAGATGCTCAAGAACCAGGATAACTACAGCGTATGGGCGAAGATGGATCCCGACATGAAGCGTGACTTTCGCGGCACTGACGGAACGGTCGGTTTCGTAAGCGCCTGGGACAGTGAAAAAGAGGATGTCGGCAAAGGCGAACAGGAAATCAAAAAGATCGACGAAGGCAAGCGCATCGATACGGAGCTTCGCTTTATCGAGCCGTTTGAATCGATAAGCGACGCCTATATGACGACGGAGCAGCTCGCCGATGGAAAAACAAGAGTCGTCTGGGGATTTCACGGTCGGATGAGTTATCCGATGAATCTCATGATGCTTTTTATGGATTTCGATGGCATGATCGGCAAGGACTTTGAGACGGGATTGGCCGATCTGAAGAAGATCCTCGAAGCCGAAAAGACAGGCCCATAA
- a CDS encoding VOC family protein, whose protein sequence is MSEKRSFSPYLFFPGNAEEAFLFYKKAFGGEFSSVMRYKDLEGQEFPPDAVEKIMHISLPISEGLELMASDSIESMGPGLVVGNNFAVSIDVQSRKEADRLFEQLSSGGKVHSAMKEEFWGSYFGMLADRFGIQWMISSK, encoded by the coding sequence ATGTCAGAAAAAAGATCGTTCAGCCCGTATCTGTTCTTTCCTGGAAACGCCGAAGAGGCCTTTCTTTTTTATAAGAAGGCCTTCGGCGGTGAATTTTCATCGGTGATGCGTTATAAGGATCTGGAGGGACAGGAATTCCCGCCCGACGCCGTCGAGAAGATCATGCATATCTCGTTGCCGATAAGCGAGGGATTGGAGCTGATGGCCTCTGATTCCATCGAGTCGATGGGCCCGGGGTTAGTCGTCGGCAATAATTTCGCCGTCTCGATCGATGTGCAGAGCCGCAAAGAGGCCGACCGTTTGTTCGAACAGCTCTCGTCAGGCGGTAAGGTTCACTCGGCGATGAAAGAAGAATTCTGGGGCTCTTACTTCGGCATGCTCGCCGATCGCTTCGGAATTCAGTGGATGATTTCGAGTAAGTAA
- a CDS encoding SIR2 family NAD-dependent protein deacylase — MRNKEEVESLFRYIVSEIAEQRVVVFVGSGFSLNARPADNRNLRMRTWDELKRMVQQRLGLSEKEAQKINTPRLIQLFESRFDLRQRNDLIAEAIPNDAVEPGPLHRELVKFNWDSIVTTNIDTLIERAFKFEKRACTVISQEHAMARIKTMPIYKIHGSYEDEATWIFSEKEYNQNVQPLFIDKLRTIFAEKTVLFVGYSLNDPDLDAILYQIQARLGHFQRRAYLVSLDDQTIHRAYWLQRNIDIISASDVDRVSGHVESCNVGSHSVFLEAFLETLHQFEGGNPISYQRESTYLWRERVLKKAMRDRAGSALDTVFLMNNELFQNRKRSTVPISEEDCNRYCDAILQLYSLCDREGFSQYRLEVLAVIFDVGDGSIYDGARLFDLVRSSLSSAFKEESTKKVATVYSLFSEALWERLVAGRLTGVDDEVLERHVKDSRKAMRKASFGKETADSLRSSILSLRILRYVSGNGMKETNLLRVLKTLLVKDSIPKRAKAYIRLRFAISCLYLNNLKSVEDCIRDKKALEKNPFWKSQWTAMLQCELGLVQEAAAVYQILRSAEYSLEVRYMATQALLDLLPVAGSFVEAIQQKREHRYDLLSRLEEIENEAVKAGVMLDAHDFIGKIRKGFIAELTEKALDESVTKQNQSEGVSITLIKSDSLQFVNGELFKRALNGMIFPQYSGGNHAICCA; from the coding sequence ATGAGGAACAAGGAAGAGGTAGAATCTCTATTCAGATACATTGTGTCCGAAATCGCCGAGCAGCGAGTCGTTGTCTTCGTCGGCTCTGGTTTCTCACTCAATGCTCGGCCGGCTGACAATCGCAATTTGCGAATGAGAACCTGGGATGAGTTGAAGCGAATGGTTCAGCAGAGACTCGGATTGAGTGAAAAAGAGGCCCAGAAAATCAATACCCCTCGCCTGATCCAACTCTTTGAAAGTCGGTTTGATCTTCGTCAACGGAACGATTTGATCGCCGAAGCAATCCCTAATGATGCAGTCGAGCCCGGTCCGCTCCACCGAGAACTTGTGAAGTTTAATTGGGATTCGATTGTAACCACGAATATCGATACTCTAATCGAGCGGGCCTTTAAATTTGAAAAGCGGGCGTGTACTGTGATTTCGCAGGAACACGCAATGGCTCGAATTAAAACCATGCCCATCTATAAGATTCATGGCTCATACGAAGATGAAGCCACGTGGATTTTTTCTGAAAAGGAATATAACCAGAACGTTCAACCGTTATTCATCGACAAGCTGCGCACCATTTTTGCTGAGAAAACCGTTCTCTTCGTAGGCTACAGCTTGAATGACCCCGACTTAGATGCAATTCTATACCAGATACAGGCGCGTCTGGGACATTTCCAACGACGAGCCTATCTGGTCAGTCTGGATGATCAAACCATTCACAGAGCCTATTGGTTACAGCGGAATATTGATATCATTTCGGCCTCTGATGTCGATAGGGTTTCAGGCCATGTTGAAAGCTGTAATGTGGGGTCACATTCAGTATTCTTAGAGGCTTTTCTTGAGACCCTGCACCAGTTCGAGGGAGGGAATCCGATTTCGTATCAACGAGAGTCTACCTACCTATGGCGCGAGCGTGTTCTCAAGAAAGCCATGCGGGATCGAGCCGGGTCAGCCCTTGATACTGTTTTCTTGATGAATAACGAACTGTTTCAGAATAGAAAACGGTCAACAGTGCCGATCTCAGAGGAGGACTGCAACAGATATTGCGATGCGATATTGCAGCTGTATTCACTCTGCGACCGTGAGGGCTTCTCCCAGTATCGATTGGAAGTTCTTGCTGTCATCTTCGATGTCGGTGATGGCTCGATTTATGATGGAGCACGATTGTTTGATCTCGTTAGATCTTCCCTTTCGTCTGCCTTTAAGGAAGAATCAACTAAGAAGGTAGCAACAGTCTATAGTCTCTTTTCTGAAGCCTTATGGGAGCGACTTGTGGCCGGCCGTCTTACCGGTGTGGACGATGAGGTGCTCGAAAGGCATGTGAAGGATTCCAGGAAGGCGATGAGAAAAGCTTCTTTCGGCAAGGAAACGGCAGATTCATTGCGCTCTTCTATTCTGAGTTTGCGAATCCTACGATATGTTTCAGGCAACGGCATGAAAGAAACCAATCTTCTGCGTGTTCTGAAGACGCTATTGGTAAAGGATTCGATTCCGAAAAGGGCGAAAGCTTATATACGCCTGCGTTTTGCGATTTCCTGTCTATATTTAAACAATCTGAAGTCCGTGGAGGATTGTATTCGAGACAAAAAGGCTCTGGAGAAGAATCCATTCTGGAAGTCTCAATGGACAGCGATGCTGCAATGCGAATTAGGATTAGTGCAAGAGGCTGCCGCTGTTTATCAAATTCTGCGCTCAGCAGAATACTCGTTGGAAGTGCGGTATATGGCAACACAGGCCCTGCTGGATCTTTTGCCAGTAGCCGGTTCGTTTGTAGAAGCGATCCAGCAAAAGCGCGAGCACCGCTATGATTTGCTCAGTCGCCTTGAGGAGATCGAAAACGAAGCCGTTAAGGCCGGTGTGATGCTGGATGCTCATGATTTTATAGGGAAAATCAGAAAGGGCTTTATTGCGGAGCTAACTGAGAAGGCATTGGATGAGAGTGTAACAAAACAGAACCAATCAGAGGGAGTTTCGATTACGCTCATCAAATCAGACTCGCTGCAATTTGTGAATGGCGAGCTTTTTAAACGGGCGTTGAACGGTATGATCTTCCCCCAATATTCCGGAGGGAATCATGCAATTTGCTGTGCATAA
- a CDS encoding IS3 family transposase, with protein MKFAWIQENRSEFSVRKMCRVLDVSESGFYESQIRPPSQRSTEDARIVEAIRVIADETFGTYGSPRVTPELHNTGMKVNRKRVERLMRENDISARNPRVFRVKTTDSNHELPVSPDLVQRNFEPGALDRIWVTDITYIETTGGFAYLTTFMDLGNREIVGWKLSDNMRSESIVAALRQALNRRGQNTKGLIIHSDRGVQYASKEYRDVLKGKKISQSMSRKGNCWDNAVQESFFHTLKTECLYRIGFFPNFEDLRRILFDYIEVFYNRRRRHSALGYLSPVAYAQQIA; from the coding sequence ATGAAATTCGCCTGGATACAGGAGAATCGCTCCGAGTTTTCGGTAAGGAAGATGTGCCGTGTGCTTGATGTATCGGAGAGCGGCTTTTATGAATCACAGATTCGACCTCCTTCACAGCGCTCAACAGAAGATGCTCGAATTGTGGAAGCAATCAGAGTGATCGCTGATGAAACGTTTGGTACCTATGGCAGTCCTCGCGTGACTCCGGAGCTCCATAATACAGGCATGAAAGTTAACCGAAAGCGGGTGGAAAGGCTGATGAGGGAAAACGACATTTCTGCAAGAAATCCGAGGGTTTTTCGTGTAAAGACGACGGATTCCAATCATGAATTGCCGGTTTCGCCCGATCTTGTTCAGCGAAACTTTGAGCCAGGTGCACTTGATCGAATCTGGGTAACTGATATCACCTATATCGAAACAACCGGAGGATTCGCTTACCTGACGACCTTCATGGACCTTGGAAATCGTGAAATCGTCGGCTGGAAACTTTCTGACAATATGCGATCGGAGTCGATCGTTGCCGCTTTGAGGCAGGCCTTGAATCGAAGGGGGCAGAATACCAAAGGCCTGATTATACATTCAGATCGTGGGGTACAATATGCATCGAAAGAGTATCGTGATGTATTGAAAGGTAAGAAGATAAGCCAGAGCATGAGTCGCAAAGGGAACTGCTGGGACAATGCTGTTCAGGAATCGTTCTTCCATACCTTGAAAACTGAATGTTTATACAGAATCGGGTTTTTTCCGAATTTTGAAGACCTACGAAGAATTCTGTTTGACTATATCGAAGTGTTCTACAACCGTAGAAGGAGGCATTCTGCTCTCGGGTACTTAAGCCCGGTAGCTTATGCACAGCAAATTGCATGA
- a CDS encoding transposase: MGKRGQHYDDSFRRMAVDRWIRGGKTSKEVADDLGISVNSLRAWKALYLSEPGGPQQQNLQEEVNRLKKEVMELQEERDILKKSVAIFLKPRK; encoded by the coding sequence ATGGGCAAAAGAGGCCAGCATTACGATGATAGCTTTCGCAGAATGGCGGTGGATCGGTGGATTCGCGGCGGCAAAACCAGCAAGGAAGTAGCCGACGATCTTGGAATCTCTGTCAATTCCTTGAGAGCATGGAAAGCGCTGTATCTATCAGAACCGGGTGGACCCCAGCAGCAAAACCTGCAAGAGGAAGTTAATCGTTTAAAAAAGGAAGTCATGGAGCTACAGGAGGAGCGCGATATTCTAAAAAAGTCCGTTGCCATCTTCTTGAAACCCCGAAAATGA
- a CDS encoding BrnA antitoxin family protein: protein MKNLKKIPVFKEPKSEFEFWQKHDSTEFIDFTKAKRVSFPNLKPSTKSISIRLPEPLLERLKILANQQDIPYQSLIKIYLHERVEQESK, encoded by the coding sequence ATGAAGAACTTGAAAAAAATCCCGGTATTTAAAGAACCAAAGTCTGAGTTTGAATTCTGGCAAAAGCACGATTCAACAGAGTTCATTGACTTTACAAAGGCAAAGCGCGTGAGCTTTCCCAATTTGAAGCCGTCCACGAAATCCATATCCATTCGTCTGCCCGAGCCTCTGCTCGAAAGACTGAAGATCCTTGCAAATCAGCAGGATATACCATATCAGTCTCTTATAAAGATCTATCTGCATGAACGCGTCGAGCAGGAGTCAAAGTGA
- a CDS encoding MFS transporter, which produces MSHDPAAALRLPDYRFFLLARISFTLAMQIQAVVVGWQIYELTKDPLALGLIGLTEAVPALTMAPFGGHFADRHRRKPIVLGALIFLFFASLTLTTLAVTLGSDPQSVPYLYGVIFFTGLARGLLSPAFVALLAQIMPRELYANAATWNSVGWQGASVIGPAVGGFVYGFFGLAEAYALDATLVGLAACSFFFVTNRPAPDRPQIAEPMLQSLSVGVRYVFKKQEILGAISLDLFAVLFGGAVALLPVFAKEVLSVGPEGLGLLRMAPAVGAVVMAVILMLRPPMRHSGWVLLYSVAGFGACMILFALSTNFYFSLFMLALSGAFDNVSVVIRSTILQSLTPDHMRGRVAAVNTMFIGSSNEIGAFESGVAARLLGLVPSVIFGGTMTLLVVVTTALRAPRLRDLHLGDLEKNQA; this is translated from the coding sequence ATGTCCCATGATCCGGCTGCGGCGCTGCGACTGCCCGACTATCGCTTCTTCTTGCTTGCCCGCATCTCGTTCACGCTTGCCATGCAGATCCAGGCCGTCGTCGTCGGCTGGCAGATCTATGAGCTGACGAAAGATCCGCTTGCGCTCGGATTGATCGGACTCACCGAGGCGGTTCCGGCGTTAACCATGGCCCCGTTCGGCGGCCATTTCGCCGACCGGCATCGTCGCAAGCCTATCGTGCTCGGCGCGCTGATCTTTCTTTTCTTCGCCTCTCTTACGCTGACGACGCTGGCCGTAACGCTCGGCTCCGATCCGCAGAGCGTGCCGTATCTGTATGGCGTCATCTTCTTCACCGGCCTTGCCCGCGGACTACTTTCGCCTGCCTTTGTCGCTTTGCTCGCACAGATCATGCCGCGCGAGCTCTATGCGAATGCCGCCACCTGGAATAGCGTCGGCTGGCAAGGGGCTTCCGTTATCGGTCCGGCGGTGGGCGGCTTCGTCTACGGCTTTTTCGGATTAGCCGAGGCCTACGCACTCGATGCCACGCTTGTTGGGTTAGCCGCCTGTAGCTTTTTCTTTGTTACGAACCGACCTGCTCCGGATCGTCCGCAAATCGCCGAGCCCATGTTACAGAGCCTTTCTGTCGGCGTGCGTTACGTTTTCAAGAAGCAGGAAATCCTCGGTGCCATCAGCCTCGATCTGTTCGCCGTTCTTTTCGGAGGAGCGGTGGCCCTTCTGCCCGTATTTGCAAAAGAGGTGCTTTCGGTCGGGCCGGAGGGCCTGGGTCTTCTTCGTATGGCTCCGGCGGTGGGGGCGGTCGTCATGGCCGTCATTCTCATGCTGCGTCCGCCGATGCGTCACAGCGGCTGGGTGCTTCTTTACAGCGTGGCCGGATTTGGCGCCTGTATGATTCTGTTTGCCCTTTCCACCAATTTCTATTTCTCTCTGTTCATGCTCGCTCTGAGTGGCGCCTTTGACAACGTAAGCGTCGTCATCCGATCGACGATCTTGCAGAGCCTGACCCCCGATCATATGCGCGGCCGCGTCGCCGCCGTGAACACGATGTTCATCGGCAGCTCCAACGAGATCGGCGCCTTTGAATCGGGAGTGGCGGCCCGGCTGCTTGGCCTGGTCCCCTCTGTGATCTTCGGAGGAACGATGACGCTGCTGGTTGTGGTGACGACAGCGCTGCGTGCTCCGAGGCTGCGCGACCTGCATCTTGGTGATCTGGAGAAAAATCAAGCCTGA
- a CDS encoding TetR/AcrR family transcriptional regulator, with amino-acid sequence MRRRDVEKERLIRENAFKMFFEEGFSGFSMQKLAKASAVSPATLYIYFKDKDDLIMQLYAEEMQKMTSATLEGFEASMPFADGLRIQWMNRARYFLANPYQAHFLEQVRYTPFHDRAMGVIDPHFLKQMKGFVHNAIRNGELVDVPVEIYWSVAFSPLYQLIKFDLHGVSFPGIPRFKLNEKSMLKALELVLKALKP; translated from the coding sequence ATGCGTCGGCGAGATGTAGAAAAGGAGCGATTGATTCGCGAGAATGCCTTCAAGATGTTCTTCGAAGAAGGCTTCAGCGGCTTCAGTATGCAGAAGCTGGCGAAGGCATCGGCAGTTTCGCCGGCGACGCTCTACATCTATTTTAAAGACAAAGACGACCTGATCATGCAGCTTTACGCCGAAGAGATGCAGAAGATGACTTCGGCGACTCTCGAAGGCTTCGAGGCCTCCATGCCGTTTGCCGACGGATTGCGCATCCAATGGATGAACCGAGCGCGTTACTTCCTGGCGAATCCATATCAGGCGCATTTTCTCGAACAGGTGCGTTATACGCCATTTCACGATCGCGCGATGGGTGTGATCGATCCGCATTTTCTCAAGCAGATGAAAGGCTTCGTGCACAATGCCATACGTAACGGGGAGCTGGTCGATGTTCCCGTCGAGATCTACTGGTCTGTGGCCTTTTCGCCTCTTTATCAACTTATAAAGTTCGATCTTCACGGCGTGAGCTTTCCGGGAATCCCCCGATTCAAGTTGAATGAGAAATCGATGCTCAAGGCCCTGGAGCTTGTCTTGAAGGCGCTCAAGCCGTAG